One region of Termitidicoccus mucosus genomic DNA includes:
- a CDS encoding ArsR/SmtB family transcription factor produces MFSEISFLPMAKDIPPQTIELIAERFRALGEPVRLQILMALREGERTVSDLVELQGTSQANISKHLRILTASGFLKRRKQGLNVFYAISDKEIFDMCEMVCGGIRKQWEARAKLLG; encoded by the coding sequence ATGTTTTCCGAAATTTCTTTTCTTCCTATGGCGAAGGATATTCCTCCCCAGACCATCGAACTGATCGCCGAGCGCTTTCGCGCCTTGGGCGAGCCGGTTCGGTTGCAGATTCTGATGGCCTTGCGCGAAGGCGAACGGACCGTGTCCGACTTGGTGGAGTTACAAGGCACGAGCCAGGCCAATATCTCAAAACATCTCCGCATCCTGACCGCCAGTGGGTTCCTCAAACGCCGCAAGCAGGGGCTGAATGTTTTTTATGCGATCTCCGACAAGGAAATTTTCGACATGTGTGAGATGGTCTGTGGCGGCATCCGGAAGCAGTGGGAAGCGCGAGCGAAGCTTCTGGGCTGA
- a CDS encoding type II toxin-antitoxin system VapC family toxin has product MVAALPVVTDDETAQHAVSDTAALARQYGLTIYDAAYLELAMRRGASLATSDSALAKAAKAAGVAIFS; this is encoded by the coding sequence TTGGTTGCGGCTTTGCCTGTCGTAACGGACGATGAAACCGCCCAGCATGCGGTCAGCGATACAGCCGCACTTGCGCGTCAATATGGTCTAACGATCTACGATGCGGCTTACCTGGAACTTGCCATGCGCCGTGGTGCATCTCTCGCAACCTCGGATAGTGCCCTCGCGAAAGCCGCCAAGGCGGCCGGCGTTGCTATTTTCTCATGA
- a CDS encoding YgaP family membrane protein: protein MKLEYRIRILAGTMVLASLALGHLVSLWWLLLAAFVGVNLIQSAFTSFCPAENILAKIFPATPHARSCDNNGRQGGDR, encoded by the coding sequence ATGAAACTTGAATACCGCATCCGCATCCTCGCCGGCACCATGGTACTGGCCAGCCTCGCACTCGGCCACCTCGTCAGTCTGTGGTGGCTGCTGCTCGCCGCATTCGTCGGCGTGAACCTCATCCAATCCGCTTTTACCAGCTTCTGCCCGGCGGAGAATATCCTGGCAAAAATCTTTCCCGCCACCCCGCACGCCCGCTCCTGCGACAATAACGGCAGGCAGGGCGGAGATCGCTGA
- a CDS encoding DUF6132 family protein gives MKFLHFLLPILAGALLGAVIGYFGQCSSGTCPLTSTWWRGAIYGGSVGLLFACLNLRS, from the coding sequence ATGAAATTCCTCCACTTTCTTTTGCCCATTCTTGCCGGCGCCCTACTGGGCGCGGTGATCGGGTATTTCGGCCAATGCTCCTCCGGCACCTGCCCCCTCACCAGCACTTGGTGGCGTGGTGCCATTTATGGAGGAAGCGTCGGCTTGCTGTTCGCCTGCTTGAATCTCCGCAGCTGA